The proteins below are encoded in one region of Lytechinus pictus isolate F3 Inbred chromosome 11, Lp3.0, whole genome shotgun sequence:
- the LOC129271264 gene encoding tyrosine-protein kinase SYK-like isoform X3, whose protein sequence is MERTSVLNTANHHHHNSHHHQQHQLSPTHQLNHHYHQQPTQPSRTMPVDPLSRRFYHGRITREEAEARLRNAGCHQGMFLLRESLGREGNYALSLCYKDEVYHYAIERQYDGTVAIKDGKNFAGPIELVTNHMSREDGLLCRLQRPCNLQHGETPRAFSDMDHQQMEGAMIALAKREGMAPDVIDKALHSTQRPQLERALKKIMHQDKAWFHKRLSREEAEQRIVSSGLQEGKFLVRERTEEGSFALSLCYNNFVYHYKIDKDITGQLSIKEGPKFDSLIQMVDHYQLKKDGLLCCLLVPCNDTNRDTPTRRRHSGACKQSEYEHVDEDDNYKMYSDIPPQRAGDRNQRRIASEDGGGPPTPVRPALSVSVSSPPGIRSHLNPSPTPPDRANSTNNMNDLHLPHMSSSHGGWDEPEHEGETSIEEFILVEDLPSARPREYHDDDDKIYGVPNDQEKLYDYLAKTKTTKKLDSSCLNLGDMLGKGNFGSVLKGTCMVNGQLIPVAVKTLKPNLLQDHQESEIMKEAELMAVLDHPHIVRMIGICHAAEMMLVLELAELGPLHRYLKRHKEMSTRNVLELMYQVAQGMCYLESRQFVHRDLAARNVLLVDETFAKISDFGMSKALGLDNQYYVAETAGKWPLKWYALECIYKFKFSSKSDVWSYGVTLWEALSFGKKPYPGMSGQDVVEYIQNGNRLDQPERCPDDVYHLMLKCWADEAKDRPGFREIESSMSDILKRLQAGTLKMRPRQLPVA, encoded by the exons ATGGAACGCACCTCCGTCCTAAATACAGCaaaccatcatcaccacaacaGTCACCACCACCAGCAACACCAGCTCTCCCCAACCCATCAACTcaaccaccactaccaccaacaACCGACACAACCCAGCCGCACCATGCCTGTGGACCCACTCTCACGACGCTTCTACCATGGCAGGATCACAAGGGAGGAGGCAGAGGCACGGCTGCGCAACGCTGGCTGCCATCAGGGGATGTTTCTCCTGCGGGAGTCCCTGGGCCGGGAAGGGAATTACGCCCTCTCCTTGTGCTATAAAGATGAAGTCTACCACTATGCTATTGAGAGGCAGTACGATGGTACAGTAGCCATTAAGGATGGTAAGAACTTTGCAGGCCCTATTGAACTTGTTACAAATCATATGTCGCGAGAGGATGGGCTATTGTGCAGACTTCAAAGACCATGCAACCTTCAGCATGGTGAAACTCCAAGGGCTTTCAGTGACATGGATCATCAGCAGATGGAAGGAGCGATGATAGCTCTTGCTAAAAGAGAAGGGATGGCT CCTGATGTGATTGATAAAGCACTCCATTCTACTCAACGTCCCCAGCTTGAGAGAGCATTGAAGAAGATCATGCATCAAGATAAGGCCTGGTTTCACAAAAGACTTTCAAGGGAAGAAGCAGAACAGAGGATTGTTTCATCGGGTCTTCAGGAAGGAAAATTCTT AGTACGAGAGAGGACAGAAGAGGGGAGTTTCGCCTTGTCGCTGTGCTACAATAATTTTGTATACCATTAcaagattgataaagatatCACTGGTCAACTCTCCATCAAAGAGGGACCCAAATTTGATAGCCTTATTCAG ATGGTTGACCACTACCAGTTGAAAAAAGATGGTTTATTATGCTGCCTTCTTGTCCCCTGTAATGACACAAACCGAGACACCCCCACTAGGAGGCGGCACTCAG GTGCATGTAAACAGTCAGAATATGAACATGTAGACGAAGATGATAACTACAAAATGTATTCTG ACATTCCACCCCAGAGAGCTG GTGATAGAAATCAAAGACGAATTGCTTCAGAAGACGGAGGTGGTCCTCCAACACCAGTCAGACCA GCCCTCTCAGTATCGGTGTCAAGCCCCCCTGGTATCAGGTCTCATCTGAACCCCTCTCCTACCCCACCCGACAGGGCCAACTCCACCAACAACATGAACGATCTCCACCTTCCGCACATGTCAAGCAGTCACGGCGGTTGGGATGAGCCGGAACATGAAGGTGAGACATCGATCGAGGAGTTTATACTTGTGG AGGATCTTCCATCTGCACGGCCAAGAGAATACCATGACGATGATGACAAGATTTACGGAGTACCCAATGACCAGGAGAAGCTGTATGACTACCTTGCCAAGACCAAGACTACCAAGAAACTAGACTCGTCCTGTCTAAACCTGGGTGATATGTTGG GCAAGGGTAACTTTGGATCAGTATTAAAAGGCACCTGCATGGTCAATGGTCAGCTGATACCAGTAGCTGTCAAGACACTCAAACCAAACTTATTGCAAGATCATCAAGAg tctgaaataatgaaagagGCAGAACTGATGGCAGTCTTGGATCATCCACACATAGTAAGGATGATAG GTATATGTCATGCTGCTGAGATGATGTTAGTACTGGAGCTAGCTGAGCTGGGACCTCTTCATAGATACCTCAAAAGACATAA GGAAATGAGTACAAGGAATGTATTAGAGCTGATGTACCAGGTTGCACAAGGTATGTGTTACCTTGAAAGCAGACAGTTCGTCCATCGTGACCTCGCAGCACGAAACGTTCTTCTCGTTGACGAGACCTTCGCCAAGATCAGTGATTTTGGCATGTCCAAAGCTCTAGGACTTGATAACCAGTACTACGTG GCAGAAACTGCTGGCAAATGGCCACTGAAATGGTATGCGCTTGAATGCATCTATAAATTCAAGTTCAGCAGTAAGAGTGATGTATGGAGCTATGGTGTCACGCTATGGGAGGCTCTGTCATTTGGCAAGAAACCATACCCG GGAATGAGTGGTCAGGATGTAGTGGAGTACATCCAGAACGGAAACCGATTAGATCAACCAGAGAGATGTCCTGATGATGTGTATCATCTCATGTTGAAATGTTGGGCAGATGA AGCCAAGGATCGACCAGGCTTTAGAGAAATTGAGTCAAGCATGTCAGATATTCTAAAACGCCTGCAGGCAGGGACCTTGAAGATGAGACCTAGACAGTTGCCTGTCGCCTAG
- the LOC129271264 gene encoding tyrosine-protein kinase SYK-like isoform X1, producing the protein MEIHNKLCSLQLGPCIMERTSVLNTANHHHHNSHHHQQHQLSPTHQLNHHYHQQPTQPSRTMPVDPLSRRFYHGRITREEAEARLRNAGCHQGMFLLRESLGREGNYALSLCYKDEVYHYAIERQYDGTVAIKDGKNFAGPIELVTNHMSREDGLLCRLQRPCNLQHGETPRAFSDMDHQQMEGAMIALAKREGMAPDVIDKALHSTQRPQLERALKKIMHQDKAWFHKRLSREEAEQRIVSSGLQEGKFLVRERTEEGSFALSLCYNNFVYHYKIDKDITGQLSIKEGPKFDSLIQMVDHYQLKKDGLLCCLLVPCNDTNRDTPTRRRHSGACKQSEYEHVDEDDNYKMYSDIPPQRAGDRNQRRIASEDGGGPPTPVRPALSVSVSSPPGIRSHLNPSPTPPDRANSTNNMNDLHLPHMSSSHGGWDEPEHEGETSIEEFILVEDLPSARPREYHDDDDKIYGVPNDQEKLYDYLAKTKTTKKLDSSCLNLGDMLGKGNFGSVLKGTCMVNGQLIPVAVKTLKPNLLQDHQESEIMKEAELMAVLDHPHIVRMIGICHAAEMMLVLELAELGPLHRYLKRHKEMSTRNVLELMYQVAQGMCYLESRQFVHRDLAARNVLLVDETFAKISDFGMSKALGLDNQYYVAETAGKWPLKWYALECIYKFKFSSKSDVWSYGVTLWEALSFGKKPYPGMSGQDVVEYIQNGNRLDQPERCPDDVYHLMLKCWADEAKDRPGFREIESSMSDILKRLQAGTLKMRPRQLPVA; encoded by the exons ATGGAGATTCATAACAAGTTGTGTAGCCTTCAGCTAG GTCCATGCATCATGGAACGCACCTCCGTCCTAAATACAGCaaaccatcatcaccacaacaGTCACCACCACCAGCAACACCAGCTCTCCCCAACCCATCAACTcaaccaccactaccaccaacaACCGACACAACCCAGCCGCACCATGCCTGTGGACCCACTCTCACGACGCTTCTACCATGGCAGGATCACAAGGGAGGAGGCAGAGGCACGGCTGCGCAACGCTGGCTGCCATCAGGGGATGTTTCTCCTGCGGGAGTCCCTGGGCCGGGAAGGGAATTACGCCCTCTCCTTGTGCTATAAAGATGAAGTCTACCACTATGCTATTGAGAGGCAGTACGATGGTACAGTAGCCATTAAGGATGGTAAGAACTTTGCAGGCCCTATTGAACTTGTTACAAATCATATGTCGCGAGAGGATGGGCTATTGTGCAGACTTCAAAGACCATGCAACCTTCAGCATGGTGAAACTCCAAGGGCTTTCAGTGACATGGATCATCAGCAGATGGAAGGAGCGATGATAGCTCTTGCTAAAAGAGAAGGGATGGCT CCTGATGTGATTGATAAAGCACTCCATTCTACTCAACGTCCCCAGCTTGAGAGAGCATTGAAGAAGATCATGCATCAAGATAAGGCCTGGTTTCACAAAAGACTTTCAAGGGAAGAAGCAGAACAGAGGATTGTTTCATCGGGTCTTCAGGAAGGAAAATTCTT AGTACGAGAGAGGACAGAAGAGGGGAGTTTCGCCTTGTCGCTGTGCTACAATAATTTTGTATACCATTAcaagattgataaagatatCACTGGTCAACTCTCCATCAAAGAGGGACCCAAATTTGATAGCCTTATTCAG ATGGTTGACCACTACCAGTTGAAAAAAGATGGTTTATTATGCTGCCTTCTTGTCCCCTGTAATGACACAAACCGAGACACCCCCACTAGGAGGCGGCACTCAG GTGCATGTAAACAGTCAGAATATGAACATGTAGACGAAGATGATAACTACAAAATGTATTCTG ACATTCCACCCCAGAGAGCTG GTGATAGAAATCAAAGACGAATTGCTTCAGAAGACGGAGGTGGTCCTCCAACACCAGTCAGACCA GCCCTCTCAGTATCGGTGTCAAGCCCCCCTGGTATCAGGTCTCATCTGAACCCCTCTCCTACCCCACCCGACAGGGCCAACTCCACCAACAACATGAACGATCTCCACCTTCCGCACATGTCAAGCAGTCACGGCGGTTGGGATGAGCCGGAACATGAAGGTGAGACATCGATCGAGGAGTTTATACTTGTGG AGGATCTTCCATCTGCACGGCCAAGAGAATACCATGACGATGATGACAAGATTTACGGAGTACCCAATGACCAGGAGAAGCTGTATGACTACCTTGCCAAGACCAAGACTACCAAGAAACTAGACTCGTCCTGTCTAAACCTGGGTGATATGTTGG GCAAGGGTAACTTTGGATCAGTATTAAAAGGCACCTGCATGGTCAATGGTCAGCTGATACCAGTAGCTGTCAAGACACTCAAACCAAACTTATTGCAAGATCATCAAGAg tctgaaataatgaaagagGCAGAACTGATGGCAGTCTTGGATCATCCACACATAGTAAGGATGATAG GTATATGTCATGCTGCTGAGATGATGTTAGTACTGGAGCTAGCTGAGCTGGGACCTCTTCATAGATACCTCAAAAGACATAA GGAAATGAGTACAAGGAATGTATTAGAGCTGATGTACCAGGTTGCACAAGGTATGTGTTACCTTGAAAGCAGACAGTTCGTCCATCGTGACCTCGCAGCACGAAACGTTCTTCTCGTTGACGAGACCTTCGCCAAGATCAGTGATTTTGGCATGTCCAAAGCTCTAGGACTTGATAACCAGTACTACGTG GCAGAAACTGCTGGCAAATGGCCACTGAAATGGTATGCGCTTGAATGCATCTATAAATTCAAGTTCAGCAGTAAGAGTGATGTATGGAGCTATGGTGTCACGCTATGGGAGGCTCTGTCATTTGGCAAGAAACCATACCCG GGAATGAGTGGTCAGGATGTAGTGGAGTACATCCAGAACGGAAACCGATTAGATCAACCAGAGAGATGTCCTGATGATGTGTATCATCTCATGTTGAAATGTTGGGCAGATGA AGCCAAGGATCGACCAGGCTTTAGAGAAATTGAGTCAAGCATGTCAGATATTCTAAAACGCCTGCAGGCAGGGACCTTGAAGATGAGACCTAGACAGTTGCCTGTCGCCTAG
- the LOC129271264 gene encoding tyrosine-protein kinase SYK-like isoform X2, producing MEIHNKLCSLQLGPCIMERTSVLNTANHHHHNSHHHQQHQLSPTHQLNHHYHQQPTQPSRTMPVDPLSRRFYHGRITREEAEARLRNAGCHQGMFLLRESLGREGNYALSLCYKDEVYHYAIERQYDGTVAIKDGKNFAGPIELVTNHMSREDGLLCRLQRPCNLQHGETPRAFSDMDHQQMEGAMIALAKREGMAPDVIDKALHSTQRPQLERALKKIMHQDKAWFHKRLSREEAEQRIVSSGLQEGKFLVRERTEEGSFALSLCYNNFVYHYKIDKDITGQLSIKEGPKFDSLIQMVDHYQLKKDGLLCCLLVPCNDTNRDTPTRRRHSDDNEIDDIPPQRAGDRNQRRIASEDGGGPPTPVRPALSVSVSSPPGIRSHLNPSPTPPDRANSTNNMNDLHLPHMSSSHGGWDEPEHEGETSIEEFILVEDLPSARPREYHDDDDKIYGVPNDQEKLYDYLAKTKTTKKLDSSCLNLGDMLGKGNFGSVLKGTCMVNGQLIPVAVKTLKPNLLQDHQESEIMKEAELMAVLDHPHIVRMIGICHAAEMMLVLELAELGPLHRYLKRHKEMSTRNVLELMYQVAQGMCYLESRQFVHRDLAARNVLLVDETFAKISDFGMSKALGLDNQYYVAETAGKWPLKWYALECIYKFKFSSKSDVWSYGVTLWEALSFGKKPYPGMSGQDVVEYIQNGNRLDQPERCPDDVYHLMLKCWADEAKDRPGFREIESSMSDILKRLQAGTLKMRPRQLPVA from the exons ATGGAGATTCATAACAAGTTGTGTAGCCTTCAGCTAG GTCCATGCATCATGGAACGCACCTCCGTCCTAAATACAGCaaaccatcatcaccacaacaGTCACCACCACCAGCAACACCAGCTCTCCCCAACCCATCAACTcaaccaccactaccaccaacaACCGACACAACCCAGCCGCACCATGCCTGTGGACCCACTCTCACGACGCTTCTACCATGGCAGGATCACAAGGGAGGAGGCAGAGGCACGGCTGCGCAACGCTGGCTGCCATCAGGGGATGTTTCTCCTGCGGGAGTCCCTGGGCCGGGAAGGGAATTACGCCCTCTCCTTGTGCTATAAAGATGAAGTCTACCACTATGCTATTGAGAGGCAGTACGATGGTACAGTAGCCATTAAGGATGGTAAGAACTTTGCAGGCCCTATTGAACTTGTTACAAATCATATGTCGCGAGAGGATGGGCTATTGTGCAGACTTCAAAGACCATGCAACCTTCAGCATGGTGAAACTCCAAGGGCTTTCAGTGACATGGATCATCAGCAGATGGAAGGAGCGATGATAGCTCTTGCTAAAAGAGAAGGGATGGCT CCTGATGTGATTGATAAAGCACTCCATTCTACTCAACGTCCCCAGCTTGAGAGAGCATTGAAGAAGATCATGCATCAAGATAAGGCCTGGTTTCACAAAAGACTTTCAAGGGAAGAAGCAGAACAGAGGATTGTTTCATCGGGTCTTCAGGAAGGAAAATTCTT AGTACGAGAGAGGACAGAAGAGGGGAGTTTCGCCTTGTCGCTGTGCTACAATAATTTTGTATACCATTAcaagattgataaagatatCACTGGTCAACTCTCCATCAAAGAGGGACCCAAATTTGATAGCCTTATTCAG ATGGTTGACCACTACCAGTTGAAAAAAGATGGTTTATTATGCTGCCTTCTTGTCCCCTGTAATGACACAAACCGAGACACCCCCACTAGGAGGCGGCACTCAG ATGACAATGAAATTGATG ACATTCCACCCCAGAGAGCTG GTGATAGAAATCAAAGACGAATTGCTTCAGAAGACGGAGGTGGTCCTCCAACACCAGTCAGACCA GCCCTCTCAGTATCGGTGTCAAGCCCCCCTGGTATCAGGTCTCATCTGAACCCCTCTCCTACCCCACCCGACAGGGCCAACTCCACCAACAACATGAACGATCTCCACCTTCCGCACATGTCAAGCAGTCACGGCGGTTGGGATGAGCCGGAACATGAAGGTGAGACATCGATCGAGGAGTTTATACTTGTGG AGGATCTTCCATCTGCACGGCCAAGAGAATACCATGACGATGATGACAAGATTTACGGAGTACCCAATGACCAGGAGAAGCTGTATGACTACCTTGCCAAGACCAAGACTACCAAGAAACTAGACTCGTCCTGTCTAAACCTGGGTGATATGTTGG GCAAGGGTAACTTTGGATCAGTATTAAAAGGCACCTGCATGGTCAATGGTCAGCTGATACCAGTAGCTGTCAAGACACTCAAACCAAACTTATTGCAAGATCATCAAGAg tctgaaataatgaaagagGCAGAACTGATGGCAGTCTTGGATCATCCACACATAGTAAGGATGATAG GTATATGTCATGCTGCTGAGATGATGTTAGTACTGGAGCTAGCTGAGCTGGGACCTCTTCATAGATACCTCAAAAGACATAA GGAAATGAGTACAAGGAATGTATTAGAGCTGATGTACCAGGTTGCACAAGGTATGTGTTACCTTGAAAGCAGACAGTTCGTCCATCGTGACCTCGCAGCACGAAACGTTCTTCTCGTTGACGAGACCTTCGCCAAGATCAGTGATTTTGGCATGTCCAAAGCTCTAGGACTTGATAACCAGTACTACGTG GCAGAAACTGCTGGCAAATGGCCACTGAAATGGTATGCGCTTGAATGCATCTATAAATTCAAGTTCAGCAGTAAGAGTGATGTATGGAGCTATGGTGTCACGCTATGGGAGGCTCTGTCATTTGGCAAGAAACCATACCCG GGAATGAGTGGTCAGGATGTAGTGGAGTACATCCAGAACGGAAACCGATTAGATCAACCAGAGAGATGTCCTGATGATGTGTATCATCTCATGTTGAAATGTTGGGCAGATGA AGCCAAGGATCGACCAGGCTTTAGAGAAATTGAGTCAAGCATGTCAGATATTCTAAAACGCCTGCAGGCAGGGACCTTGAAGATGAGACCTAGACAGTTGCCTGTCGCCTAG